In the Ramlibacter tataouinensis TTB310 genome, one interval contains:
- a CDS encoding MMPL family transporter has translation MRDARRWLPVALWLLAMAVAAVLVARARFTADMSAFLPQAPTAEQQLLVDQLSDGLVSRLILVGITGADAGQRAELSRRLAAQLRADAKFVAVANGESTGMERDQALLFRHRYALSPAVTPERFGVPGLRAAIQDTLDLLASPAGLLVKDLVPRDPTGEIVTLVEQLGAQSATAQNRPRILEGVWASRDGRRAVLLLQTRAPGGDTDAQQAAVHAVHQAFDRARGETGAQAASLQLAGPGVFGVQIRERIEREVTRLSAAGTALIVVLLLLLYRSLPALVLGLLPVASGVLVAIAAVSLGFGTVHGLTLGFGTTLIGEAVDYSIYLFVQSRQGGGRTGEADWARRFWPTIRLGVLTSLFGFAALLFSGFPGLAQLGLYSIAGLATAALVTRWVLPRLLPERFAVRDISAPGLWLSRAVASAGALRWPALALVAASLLVLVLHRDRVWNHELAALNPTPAADQALDQSLRADLGAPDVRFLVVIAAGSQEQALAGAEQAAAALQPLVERNLLGGVDSPTHLLPPMATQRARLAAIPPRPELERRLREALAGLPLQPSRLQGFLEDAERARQSPPVQRADLDGTTLAVAVDGMLVQRTLEGQGAQWRAFLPLHAPRGASGTLDPAPIRAALAALPAQAGRVLLVDLKGEADALYSGYLREALLLSLAGLVAIVILIAVALRSLRATLRVMAPLAGAVLAVMAGLALAGQALSILHLIGLLLVVAVGSNYALFFAGGGKEGGILPTTLASLLFANVAAVLGFGILALSSVPVLHAIGITVGPGAVLALVLAAVFAAPRRAERAEVFQ, from the coding sequence GTGAGGGACGCGCGCCGCTGGCTGCCGGTCGCGCTGTGGCTGCTGGCCATGGCGGTGGCCGCCGTGCTGGTGGCGCGGGCCCGCTTCACCGCCGACATGTCGGCCTTCCTGCCTCAGGCGCCCACCGCCGAACAGCAGTTGCTGGTGGACCAGCTCAGCGATGGCCTGGTGTCGCGGCTGATCCTGGTGGGCATCACGGGCGCCGACGCCGGGCAGCGCGCCGAGCTCTCGCGCCGCCTGGCGGCGCAGCTGCGCGCCGATGCGAAGTTCGTCGCCGTGGCCAACGGCGAGAGCACCGGGATGGAGCGCGACCAGGCCCTGCTGTTCCGGCACCGCTATGCGCTCAGCCCGGCGGTGACCCCCGAGCGCTTCGGCGTGCCGGGCCTGCGTGCCGCCATCCAGGACACGCTGGACCTGCTGGCCTCGCCGGCCGGCCTGCTGGTCAAGGACCTGGTGCCGCGCGACCCCACCGGCGAGATCGTCACCCTGGTCGAGCAGCTGGGCGCCCAGTCCGCCACGGCGCAGAACCGGCCCCGCATCCTCGAGGGCGTCTGGGCCTCGCGCGACGGCCGGCGCGCCGTGCTGCTGCTGCAGACCCGCGCGCCCGGCGGCGACACCGATGCCCAGCAGGCCGCCGTGCACGCGGTGCACCAGGCCTTCGACCGGGCGCGGGGCGAGACGGGTGCCCAGGCGGCCTCGCTGCAGCTGGCCGGCCCCGGCGTGTTCGGCGTGCAGATCCGCGAGCGCATCGAGCGCGAGGTCACGCGCCTGTCGGCCGCCGGCACGGCCCTGATCGTCGTCCTGCTGCTGCTGCTGTACCGCTCGCTGCCGGCGCTGGTGCTGGGCCTGCTGCCGGTGGCCTCGGGCGTGCTGGTGGCCATCGCGGCGGTGTCGCTGGGTTTCGGCACGGTGCACGGCCTCACGCTGGGCTTCGGCACCACGCTGATCGGCGAGGCGGTGGACTACTCCATCTACCTGTTCGTGCAGTCGCGCCAGGGCGGCGGGCGCACCGGCGAGGCCGACTGGGCGCGGCGTTTCTGGCCCACCATCCGCCTGGGCGTGCTGACCTCGCTGTTCGGCTTCGCGGCCCTCTTGTTCTCGGGCTTCCCGGGCCTGGCGCAGCTGGGCCTGTACTCCATCGCCGGCCTGGCCACGGCGGCCCTGGTGACGCGCTGGGTGCTGCCGCGGCTGCTGCCCGAGCGCTTCGCGGTGCGCGACATCTCGGCGCCGGGCCTGTGGCTGTCGCGGGCGGTGGCCAGCGCCGGAGCGCTGCGCTGGCCGGCGCTGGCCCTGGTCGCGGCCTCGCTGCTGGTGCTGGTGCTGCATCGCGACCGCGTGTGGAACCACGAGCTGGCGGCGCTCAACCCCACGCCCGCCGCCGACCAGGCGCTGGACCAGTCGCTGCGCGCCGACCTGGGCGCGCCCGACGTGCGCTTCCTGGTGGTGATCGCCGCCGGCAGCCAGGAACAGGCATTGGCCGGCGCCGAGCAGGCGGCGGCCGCGCTGCAGCCGCTGGTCGAGCGCAACCTCCTGGGCGGCGTGGACAGTCCCACGCACCTGCTGCCACCCATGGCCACCCAGCGCGCGCGCCTGGCCGCCATCCCGCCGCGGCCCGAGCTGGAGCGCCGCCTGCGCGAGGCCCTGGCCGGCCTGCCGCTCCAGCCTTCGCGCCTGCAGGGCTTCCTGGAGGATGCCGAGCGCGCCCGCCAGTCGCCGCCGGTGCAGCGCGCCGACCTGGACGGCACCACGCTGGCGGTGGCGGTGGACGGCATGCTGGTGCAGCGGACCCTCGAAGGCCAGGGCGCGCAGTGGCGCGCCTTCCTGCCGCTGCACGCGCCGCGCGGGGCCAGCGGCACGCTGGACCCGGCGCCGATCCGCGCCGCCCTGGCCGCGCTGCCGGCGCAGGCCGGCCGCGTGCTGCTGGTGGACCTCAAGGGCGAGGCCGATGCGCTGTACAGCGGCTACCTGCGCGAGGCCCTGCTGCTGTCGCTGGCCGGGCTGGTGGCCATCGTCATCCTCATCGCCGTCGCGCTGCGCTCGCTGCGGGCCACGCTGCGCGTGATGGCGCCGCTGGCCGGCGCCGTGCTGGCGGTGATGGCCGGGCTGGCCCTGGCCGGCCAGGCGCTCAGCATCCTGCACCTGATCGGCCTGCTGCTGGTGGTCGCCGTCGGCTCCAACTACGCGCTGTTCTTCGCCGGCGGCGGCAAGGAGGGCGGCATCTTGCCCACCACCCTGGCCTCGCTGCTGTTCGCCAACGTGGCGGCGGTGCTGGGCTTCGGCATCCTGGCGCTGTCCAGCGTGCCGGTGCTGCACGCCATCGGCATCACCGTGGGGCCGGGCGCGGTACTGGCGCTGGTGCTGGCCGCGGTGTTCGCCGCACCGCGCCGGGCGGAAAGGGCGGAGGTTTTCCAATGA
- a CDS encoding polysaccharide deacetylase family protein yields MAAELHAPVAPRWRPSPLVAGSLLLHGLALLLAAWRPQWWPQLLAVLVADHVLLTACGLWPRSHWLGPNLVRLPAAAAARGEVAITIDDGPDPEVTPAVLDILDAHGARATFFCIGTQARRHPQLCQEIVRRGHAIGNHSQHHRHHFSFLGPRGLRRELQAAQDTLAGITGRRPRFFRAPAGLRNPLLDPVLPGLGLRLASWTRRGFDTRTHDAGLLLRRLTHELAAGDILLLHDGHAARGADGRPAILAVLPRLLERLAAAGLKPVTLDHAIPPTTP; encoded by the coding sequence ATGGCCGCTGAACTCCATGCCCCGGTGGCGCCACGCTGGCGACCCTCGCCCCTGGTCGCGGGCTCGCTGCTGCTGCACGGCCTCGCGCTGCTGCTGGCGGCCTGGCGCCCCCAGTGGTGGCCGCAGCTGCTGGCCGTGCTGGTGGCCGACCACGTGTTGCTGACCGCCTGCGGCCTGTGGCCGCGCAGCCATTGGCTGGGGCCCAACCTCGTGCGCCTGCCCGCGGCGGCGGCGGCGCGCGGCGAGGTCGCGATCACCATCGACGACGGCCCGGACCCGGAGGTCACGCCCGCGGTGCTGGACATCCTCGACGCGCACGGCGCCCGCGCCACCTTCTTCTGCATAGGCACGCAGGCGCGGCGCCATCCGCAGCTGTGCCAAGAAATCGTGCGGCGCGGCCACGCCATCGGGAACCACAGCCAGCACCACCGCCACCATTTCTCCTTCCTGGGCCCGCGCGGCTTGCGGCGCGAGCTGCAGGCGGCGCAGGACACGCTCGCCGGGATCACCGGCCGGCGCCCGCGCTTCTTCCGCGCGCCGGCCGGCCTGCGCAACCCGCTGCTGGACCCGGTGCTGCCGGGCCTGGGCCTGCGGCTGGCCAGCTGGACACGCCGCGGCTTCGACACCCGCACCCACGACGCCGGGCTGCTGCTGCGGCGCCTGACGCACGAGCTGGCGGCCGGCGACATCCTGCTGCTGCACGACGGCCACGCGGCGCGCGGCGCCGACGGCCGCCCCGCCATCCTGGCCGTGCTGCCCCGGCTGCTGGAGCGCCTCGCCGCCGCCGGCCTGAAGCCGGT